ATTTTCCGCATCCGCTGGCCTGATGGGGTAGAGGAAGATTGCTATTCCCCGTCCACTGTCATCCACGACCATCTGACGGCGCGCGAAAGCTACAAGGTGGCCGAATTTCACGAGCGGAGCCGAGTGGCGCTTGAGCTTGCTGCGCAGCGGGTCGAAGCCAAGTTCGGGTTTCGCTGTTCATCCGCTGACGCGCAGGCCGCCAAAATCGCCGCTGCCGTGTCCCGCTTTGATCCTCAGGAGATTGTCACATGCCTGTCCATACGCTGATACCGCACGCCCGCACCCATGTCGCTGTCTTGATCGTCGGGGCTGGCCAAGCGGGCATGTCGGCATCCTACTACCTGTGCCAGGCTGGGATCGATCACGTCGTTCTGGAGCGGTACAAACGCTTTCACGCATGGAAAGAGGACCGGTGGGACAGCTTTTGCCTTGTGACGCCCAACTGGCAATGCAAACTGCCTGATTTTCCGTATCAAGGCGACGATCCCGAGGGCTTTATGCTCAAGGATGAGATCGTTGAATATGTTGAAGGGTTCTGCAACAGCTTTGAGGCCCCGCTACGCGAAGGTGTGACGGTCGAGCGCGTGGAAAAAATTGACGACATCTTTGAAGTGGACACCGATCAGGGGCTGTGGACGGCGGATCATGTCATCATCGCATCCGGTGGGTATGATCTGCCCATAACGCCGCCCTTTGCGGACAGGCTCGATCCCTCGATCCGTCAAATCCATTCAAAATTCTATCGACGCCCTTCGGACATTCCTGATGGCACCTGTCTTGTTGTTGGGACAGGGCAATCAGGTGTCCAGATGATGGAGGATATGATCATCGCGGGCCGCGACGTGCGCCTTGCGGTGGGGCCGGCGCCCCGCAGCCCGCGCTGGTATCGCGGCAAGGATGCGACGGACTGGTTGCATCAGATGGGCTATTACGACATCACCATCGACCAGCAACCCGACCCGAAGGGCACCGAGGCGAAAACCAACCACTATATGTCCGGTCGCGATGGTGGTCACGAGATCGACCTGCGCCGCTTTGCGCTGGATGGGCTGCAGATGTACGGGTCGGTCGC
The nucleotide sequence above comes from Roseovarius mucosus. Encoded proteins:
- a CDS encoding MSMEG_0570 family nitrogen starvation response protein, yielding MPEAIFRIRWPDGVEEDCYSPSTVIHDHLTARESYKVAEFHERSRVALELAAQRVEAKFGFRCSSADAQAAKIAAAVSRFDPQEIVTCLSIR
- a CDS encoding MSMEG_0569 family flavin-dependent oxidoreductase — translated: MPVHTLIPHARTHVAVLIVGAGQAGMSASYYLCQAGIDHVVLERYKRFHAWKEDRWDSFCLVTPNWQCKLPDFPYQGDDPEGFMLKDEIVEYVEGFCNSFEAPLREGVTVERVEKIDDIFEVDTDQGLWTADHVIIASGGYDLPITPPFADRLDPSIRQIHSKFYRRPSDIPDGTCLVVGTGQSGVQMMEDMIIAGRDVRLAVGPAPRSPRWYRGKDATDWLHQMGYYDITIDQQPDPKGTEAKTNHYMSGRDGGHEIDLRRFALDGLQMYGSVADMDEATIRFLPDLEDNLDAADKSYVGIRTMIDDFIAREGIEAPVEPPFEKVWRPKAEITQIDAVAEGITSVLWCIGFRPNYDWLKVDCLDSRGRPVHQRGVCTEKGVYFLGLGWLHTWGSGRFLGVAEDAAHVVQAIVRHYPMSQRRRQVGG